A window from Chryseobacterium vaccae encodes these proteins:
- a CDS encoding sugar MFS transporter encodes MINKEVQPQNRNYTVPLITITLLFFMWGFITCMNDILIPYLKQLFKLTFFESMLVQFCFFGAYFIGSLIYFLISISKGDPINKLGYKKGILFGILLAALGCVLFYPAATFSYYPLFLGALFILGLGFTVLQITANAYVSLLGSEESASSRLNMTQAFNAFGTTIAPVLGGHLIFEFFSAPDGSFSAVATRIPYLIFAGILLLVGLLISRVKLPSFQMGEEEIVKGWGALEFSHLKFGVFAMFCYVGGEVAVGSFIISFLEQPQIMGFNEVVSKNYLALYWGGAMIGRFLGAISLNQSLSQEKKAFYMLAAAAAVFLVIFSIVNLSFAQISFFLVFIVLNFIAFFVGKAAPARTLSIFASVNVLLLISAMVNHGELAMYSILGIGIFNSIMFSNIYTLAISGLGKYTSQGSSLVVMAILGGAIVPILQGYLADQFGVQHSFIIPVFCYLVILVFGIYCTKYLGHVQSTEAKSGH; translated from the coding sequence ATGATCAATAAAGAAGTACAGCCGCAGAACAGAAATTATACTGTTCCGCTGATCACCATCACCCTGCTTTTTTTCATGTGGGGATTTATTACCTGCATGAATGATATTCTCATTCCGTATCTAAAGCAGCTTTTTAAACTTACCTTTTTCGAATCGATGCTGGTACAGTTCTGTTTTTTCGGAGCTTATTTTATCGGATCATTGATTTATTTCCTGATTTCCATTTCCAAAGGAGATCCCATTAACAAGTTAGGGTATAAAAAAGGTATTTTATTCGGGATACTTCTGGCAGCTTTAGGCTGTGTATTATTTTATCCGGCCGCTACTTTTTCCTATTATCCACTATTTCTTGGGGCTTTATTTATTCTCGGACTAGGGTTTACAGTCCTCCAGATCACGGCCAACGCTTATGTATCTTTATTAGGAAGTGAAGAATCGGCGTCCAGTCGTCTGAATATGACTCAGGCCTTCAATGCATTCGGAACAACGATCGCTCCGGTACTTGGAGGACACCTGATCTTTGAGTTTTTCTCAGCTCCGGATGGTTCATTCAGTGCCGTAGCCACAAGAATTCCTTACCTGATCTTTGCAGGAATACTGCTTTTGGTAGGTCTGCTGATCTCCAGAGTAAAGCTGCCTTCTTTCCAAATGGGAGAAGAAGAGATTGTAAAAGGCTGGGGAGCATTGGAATTCAGTCATCTGAAATTTGGTGTTTTTGCCATGTTCTGCTATGTTGGCGGTGAAGTAGCTGTTGGAAGTTTTATCATCAGCTTTCTGGAACAGCCTCAAATCATGGGCTTTAATGAAGTGGTCAGTAAAAATTATCTGGCTTTATATTGGGGTGGTGCCATGATCGGGCGTTTTCTTGGCGCTATTTCTTTGAATCAATCATTAAGTCAGGAGAAAAAAGCCTTTTATATGCTGGCAGCAGCGGCAGCAGTATTCCTGGTGATTTTCAGTATTGTCAATCTGAGTTTTGCACAGATCAGTTTCTTCCTGGTATTCATTGTTCTTAATTTCATTGCTTTCTTTGTTGGTAAAGCAGCTCCTGCAAGAACACTTTCCATATTTGCATCAGTGAATGTCCTTCTGCTGATCTCTGCCATGGTGAACCACGGTGAGCTGGCGATGTACAGTATTTTAGGAATAGGAATTTTCAACTCCATTATGTTTTCCAATATTTACACTCTGGCCATTTCAGGATTAGGAAAATATACCAGCCAGGGATCATCTTTAGTGGTTATGGCCATTCTGGGAGGTGCTATCGTTCCAATTCTTCAGGGATACCTTGCTGATCAGTTCGGAGTGCAGCATTCATTTATTATTCCGGTATTCTGTTATCTGGTTATTCT